GGGGCATTGATGCTAGCACTGCGTAACCCGCAGCAATACCAATCAGCCTCGGCCTTTGCGCCGATAGTCAATCCGTGTCAGGTGCCTTGGGGCCGCAAAGCCTTTACTGCGTACTTGGGTACCGATGAGAGTCAGTGGTTGCAATATGATAGTTGCCACTTACTTACACATGCCCACACCCAACTGCCGATGCTGGTAGATCAAGGTGATAGTGATCAGTTTCTGGCAGACCAGCTACAACCGGCAAAATTAGCTGAATTGGCACGGCAACGCGATTGGCCACTGACACTTCGTATTCAGCCGGGTTATGACCATAGCTATTTCACCATAGCCACATTTATTGAAGATCACTTACGCTTCCATGCAGAATTCTTACATCCGTAATCGATGTAATTAACGTGATTATCAATCATAACTATTTTAAGCCCTACGGGGCTTTTTTTTTATTTTAACGTAGAAATGCACAGTTGTTCCCGTTACAGCCATACCTAACTAACAATCAAAAAATTAAAATAATATGATAGTCAATCACATTCAATACAAAAATATCTATAAATAAAAATATTGATAAATTCCAAAAATAGAATTACAAATAAATAGCCAGAATCCTTCTGGCACTTAATTACATTCAAAGATAATTATTTAAATGGGGTGCTATATGAATATTTCAAAGCAATCAGATGATAAAGGAACAAAACACAGCCACTTAATGGCACTAAAAGGTAAGTTACAATCATTAGAAGAATCATTTAAGAATAATGCATTTTATATAAATGACAATGAAATAGAAAAAATAAAAAACAATACCCTGCGAAGCAAAATAACAGCATGGAACTGGTCAAGAAGTTTTGCTGAAGAATAGAAAAATGAACCATTCAGAAATTATTGGTTAGGCCATGAATTATTAATGGCCTAACCTTGTTCCACATAGCAGTAACAGTGAAAGCAATTCAACACACTTACGTGTTTGAAATCATGGGTATAAATAAAGTGAGATATTCTTGTATGTTTACAAGTGAATTCATTAATGATGTTAAGCTTAGCCCGATGGCAAGTATATTAGCGATAATAATAACGGCTTTAGGTATGCTCTCATCATTTTTAGTATTACTGCTTTATTTAACGGATAGAAGTATTGAAAGTTACCACAATGACCACACACAGATATATCGCATAGAAACTCAGTTTAACTTACCAAACGGTGACGATGTAAAATCAGCACAGGTACCATTCCCATTGATCCCAGCATTGCAGAATGCAAAGAACATAAAAGAGGTTATCTATGCACTACGTCTATTTACAGATTTACAAGTGAATGACCAAACTCACCGCAAAGTAGAGATTTATGCCGTTAGTCCGAATTTCTTCAATGTCATTAATCCCTATAAACTGAGTAATGATCAACCTAATCTATATGAACCAAATATTTCTCAATACCGCCCCCATCTGACCCAGAATGAAATTATTATTACGCCAGAATTTAATCGTCAATATCTTCATCTGGATAATCCGGTCGGGCACGTTATCACCTTAGGGAACAAAGGCCAATTCGTCATTAAAGATATGGTTAGTTTGCATAAGGATAGCCGTTTTAAAACCAACGCCGTGATTGCATTTTCTCCCGAACTCATAGATGGCTATCATGATAAAAGGCATGATTGGTACGATATGCACGCCTATGCCTTCATTACAATGGACGCAGGAGGAAAGCCCAATTCTGAACAATTGAATACACTCGTTACCCGTTACGCTCCCCAACTCCCTGGAGCACCATTTAGCCCCGAAGAGTTCATTCAATTGTCTGCACGTAATATTACCGATATCCATTACGATAATGGGTTACCTGATGAGATCAGCACAGTTATTGCAAAATCCTATTTATACAGCTTATATGCAGCCGGTATTTTTATATTTATAACAACCACCATGAACTTTTTTAATGTTAACAATGTAATAAATACCAATAAAAAAAATAGTTTCCAGATAAAGAAATCGCTCGGAGCCTCACGTTATCAACTATTGACTGAATCTCTTTCCATCGCACTGCTTCAAGCCTTTTTTGTACTCCTGTTCGCAATCCTCTTTCTGATTGTTTTAATACAGCTATCTATAGGCGTTAAAGAGTTAATTCTCATTCAAGAAACTAAAACATTACTAGCCTCCTTCTTTTTTACATTGATTTCAATTTATACAGCAATTCTCATTTCTCATATAACATATCTATATGTTACCGTTTTCCCCAATCAATCTGGCCATTATAATATTTATAATCAACAGCCAATATCACGCTACGTCCATCAAGGAGCACTGTGCATACAAATAACAATCGCAGGCATAATAGTATACTTATGGGCAGGAATATTGACGCAGAATAATTTTATGCAGCATCATAATTTTGGTTATGAAAAAGACAATATAGTGACATTTACTTTAAGTGATGAGTTAATCTCTCAAGCAGCAATAAATAGTTTACAAAATGAATTGAAGAATACTGTAAATATAGAGTCTATTGCACTTAGTAGCTGGCAACCCTTTGACATGTCGAGGACAAACACTTCAATATTTCATCTTAATCAGCAAGAGAAAGACAAGTTAGTAACAGTAAATACACTTAATGCCAATAAACACTTCCTTGATACCTGGGGAGTTAAGGTATTAGCAGGGTATGATAATGTACTAATACCGAGTGATGATGATAATGTTGTCCATGCGGTAGCGACTCAATCCTTTATGACTTTAATGGGGCAACATTCCTATGATGAAACATTGAATAGCATATTTTACATTAATGATAATGACTCTGAGCATAAAATAAGAATTCTTAGAATAATAAATGATTTTTATCTTGCAGATGTCAATAAAAGCACCACACCGCTATTGATATTTATTGAAAACAAGCCCCAACGATATGGCGCATTAAAATTGCAATATATACAGGATATTGGGGAAGTAAAAAAAACACTTGAGCGATATCGGGTTAACCCCACGCAAATACAAACAGTGGAACATTTACATCAAGCATATTTCAATACGAATAGACTTATGCAAAAAACAGCCAATTTTGTTGCCATACTTTCACTTTCGTTAATATTAATAAGCACCGTAATCATCAGTATATCCGAAACCAAACGAATCAGTAAGACA
The sequence above is drawn from the Yersinia intermedia genome and encodes:
- the darA gene encoding darobactin family peptide antibiotic gives rise to the protein MNISKQSDDKGTKHSHLMALKGKLQSLEESFKNNAFYINDNEIEKIKNNTLRSKITAWNWSRSFAEE
- the darB gene encoding darobactin export ABC transporter permease subunit, with product MFTSEFINDVKLSPMASILAIIITALGMLSSFLVLLLYLTDRSIESYHNDHTQIYRIETQFNLPNGDDVKSAQVPFPLIPALQNAKNIKEVIYALRLFTDLQVNDQTHRKVEIYAVSPNFFNVINPYKLSNDQPNLYEPNISQYRPHLTQNEIIITPEFNRQYLHLDNPVGHVITLGNKGQFVIKDMVSLHKDSRFKTNAVIAFSPELIDGYHDKRHDWYDMHAYAFITMDAGGKPNSEQLNTLVTRYAPQLPGAPFSPEEFIQLSARNITDIHYDNGLPDEISTVIAKSYLYSLYAAGIFIFITTTMNFFNVNNVINTNKKNSFQIKKSLGASRYQLLTESLSIALLQAFFVLLFAILFLIVLIQLSIGVKELILIQETKTLLASFFFTLISIYTAILISHITYLYVTVFPNQSGHYNIYNQQPISRYVHQGALCIQITIAGIIVYLWAGILTQNNFMQHHNFGYEKDNIVTFTLSDELISQAAINSLQNELKNTVNIESIALSSWQPFDMSRTNTSIFHLNQQEKDKLVTVNTLNANKHFLDTWGVKVLAGYDNVLIPSDDDNVVHAVATQSFMTLMGQHSYDETLNSIFYINDNDSEHKIRILRIINDFYLADVNKSTTPLLIFIENKPQRYGALKLQYIQDIGEVKKTLERYRVNPTQIQTVEHLHQAYFNTNRLMQKTANFVAILSLSLILISTVIISISETKRISKTLRIMESIGGSIYTHIVFFIQQNIAPIIFAAIIAFSMGFFLLHRWLVQYHAVDNLSYVNATATLFIFIISIVVIMTITLIFNKDNINTQKK